In the genome of Flavobacteriaceae bacterium YJPT1-3, the window GCCCTGGACGCCCTTGAAGAGCAATTTGACTTGAATTATTATTCTTTTTCCGGTCAGTTGCAAGGTCTGGATACGCTAGGATTCAGCGCAAAAGGAACGCGCATCGCACAAGCGCTAAAGGATGTGGAAGGAATTCATAATCGCGGCCGTTTGGCCAGTCTGCTGCTTTCCGATGGAAACCAGACCTACGGAGAGGATTACAGTTACTTCCGACCGCGTCAGGATCATGAGCTGTTCACGGTAATGGTAGGAGATACTATGCTGAAGCAGGACCTAACAATCTCCCGGATCAATTTGAACAAATATGCCTACATTAATAACACCTTTCCGGTGGAAGCTATTATTTCCCGATCGGGTGACGAGCCAATAACATCCACCGTTCGTATTTTAAGTAGCAATCAGACGCTCGCCCGACAAACAGTTCGTTTTGGGGCCGGGGAGCAGTCCCGGATTCTCAATTTTGAGCTTCCGGCTTCCCGGGTCGGCCTACAGCGGTATACCTTAAGTATCGATCCGCTGGACCAGGAATCCAACACACAAAATAACAGTCGGCGTTTTGCCATTGAAGTGATCGATCAGAAATCTAAGATCGTCATCATCGCCAACCAACTCCATCCCGATCTTGGTTTGTGGAAGAAAAGCATAGAGCGCAATGAATTGCGGGAAGTGTCTTATGCCAAGCCCGATATAAATCCGCAGGAACTAGAATCCTTCGATCTGGTCATTCTATTCCAGCCCGATGCGCAATTTGAGTCCGTTTACCGTTCTCTTGATGAGCGGAATGCCAATCGCATTACGCATGCCGGTGACGCGACCTCCTGGGGAGTGCTGAATTCCATGCAAAATAGTTTCAATAAACCGGTGACCAACCAGACCGATGAAGTCCTAGCGGTCGTCAATCCCGGATTTTCTTCCTTTGATTTAGGAGATTTCGAAGTCAATGATCTTCCACCCCTGTCCACCACTTTTGGAGGGGCTGTGCTCACGGCCAAGACCGATATCATGCTTTATCAGCGCATTGGAAAT includes:
- a CDS encoding VWA domain-containing protein, producing the protein MQNSTLLFLFLAIAVAMGFAAFQYAYRSELSASKRWTFAGLRFLSVLGLLLLLIDPKLEQVSYYTEKAQLALLVDNTASIAFLEQEEAVKEVVAHFRETDAVGTALDALEEQFDLNYYSFSGQLQGLDTLGFSAKGTRIAQALKDVEGIHNRGRLASLLLSDGNQTYGEDYSYFRPRQDHELFTVMVGDTMLKQDLTISRINLNKYAYINNTFPVEAIISRSGDEPITSTVRILSSNQTLARQTVRFGAGEQSRILNFELPASRVGLQRYTLSIDPLDQESNTQNNSRRFAIEVIDQKSKIVIIANQLHPDLGLWKKSIERNELREVSYAKPDINPQELESFDLVILFQPDAQFESVYRSLDERNANRITHAGDATSWGVLNSMQNSFNKPVTNQTDEVLAVVNPGFSSFDLGDFEVNDLPPLSTTFGGAVLTAKTDIMLYQRIGNVVTDQPLIALLEQQGHKEILIDGVGLWKWRAQQFVNTGSFDVFDDFISSLIQFTASSERRNRLEVDFEPFYYGSQDVIISAQYFDKNYQFDGGERVVIQLTHEETGKVTNSVFLRSGNAYRLDLSNLDPGAYRFRVSVPNQNLSSDGSFTIIPFQVEEQFINPDRERLERLSQGRLYTTGQIDALIEDLLDDPKYLPVQKSRENIVSLISWEVLLILLILLLSAEWFLRKYNGLI